In Harmonia axyridis chromosome X, icHarAxyr1.1, whole genome shotgun sequence, a single window of DNA contains:
- the LOC123685590 gene encoding protein DENND6B: MTENVEKNTDNNSWENLRNWIHCVCVVTFDLEIGQALETTFPNDVTLSKQEISNICYLAFPDSNSGCIGDTNFIIRLQTSPTNRTLKREHLIYNSKCPQELQINPSYFWGYVYFRQVKDPSLPRGYFQKSFVIVSRLPFNNLFSKISCLIAPEYFQNGELSLEAVCNNIDRWPAPIPGIPISLPLLGSVFQMKIPMNGNSGTIKNINFSISENLENHIQASVEDLNFFTILQPVMSHIHLLWELVLTCEPLVIIAPSPTLCSNMVLALTRIIAPLRYCGDYRPYFTIHDSEFKQYTNKSPGPPPVILGVTNPFFGKTLFHWPHSIRLDDTDQTHSHKLKKKTNMKLLDNSPGVYTTYKTFLQKDKSIIKKLVNGVTRKRPSEVQSALLKRHLLELTQSFMFTLERYIASLMPLQKNISPFKAAPSPLPFNPDDFFQTLETAGPQLTTGIKGDWVGLYKKFFRCPNFDGWFNTRYSELYSKLQALHLEALSDADLKLWVQGRPEVEVVDMVIKIRNKINECKEHNLPVSDSCKVEEQLNQRLQDIISSLPDDMKNILKVS, encoded by the exons ATGACAGAAAATGTTGAGAAAAATACTGATAATAATTCCTGGGAAAATCTCAGGAATTGGATACATTGTGTATGTGTTGTAACATTTGATTTAGAAATAGGCCAAGCATTAGAG ACTACATTCCCAAATGATGTTACTTTGAGTAAACAAGAAATCTCAAACATATGTTATTTAGCATTTCCTGATTCAAATTCAGGATGCATAGGTGATACTAATTTTATAATAAGATTGCAAACTAGTCCAACAAACAGGACTTTGAAGAGAGAACACCTCATCTATAATTCAAAATGTCCTCAGGAGCTTCAAATAAATCCTTCATATTTCTGGGGATATGTTTATTTCAGGCAGGTGAAAGATCCATCATTACCAAGAGGTTATTTCCAAAAG AGTTTTGTGATAGTAAGCCGCTTACCTTTCAACAatttattctcaaaaatatCTTGTCTAATTGCtcctgaatattttcaaaatggtgAATTGAGTTTGGAAGCTGTATGTAATAATATAGACCGATGGCCAGCTCCAATTCCTGGAATTCCTATCAGCTTACCGTTATTGGGCTCCGTTTTTCAG atgaaaattcCTATGAATGGAAATTCTGGGAcaatcaaaaatatcaatttctctatttctgagAACTTGGAAAATCATATTCAAGCGTCAGTTgaagatttgaattttttcacaatccTACAACCTGTCATGTCACACATTCATTTACTATGGGAACTGGTTTTGACTTGTGAGCCTTTAGTTATAATTGCACCGTCTCCAACACTTTGTTCCAATATGGTCCTTGCTTTAACAAG aataATAGCACCTCTTAGGTATTGTGGAGACTACAGGCCATACTTTACCATACATGATAGTGAATTCAAACAGTATACTAACAAAAGTCCTGGTCCTCCACCAGTTATATTGGGGGTAACAAATCCATTCTTTGGAAAAACTCTCTTTCATTGGCCCCACTCAATTAGGCTAGATGATACTG ATCAAACACATTCACataaattgaagaagaaaactAACATGAAGTTATTAGATAATAGTCCCGGGGTTTATACCACATATAAGACATTTCTCCAAAAAGATAAATCTATTATAAAGAAGCTGGTAAATGGTGTTACAAGAAAAAGGCCTTCAGAAGTCCAATCTGCTCTACTGAAAAGACATTTGCTTGAACTAACACAAAGTTTCATGTTTACACTTGAGAGGTACATCGCTAGTTTGATGCCtttgcaaaaaaatatttcaccctTTAAG GCCGCTCCCAGTCCTTTACCTTTTAATCCTGATGACTTCTTCCAAACTCTGGAAACAGCAGGTCCTCAATTGACGACTGGGATCAAAGGAGATTGGGTAGGATTGTACAAAAAGTTTTTTAGATGTCCAAATTTTGATGGATGGTTCAATACAAGATATTCAGAATTATATTCGAAACTTCAGGCTCTTCACCTAGAGGCTCTCTCAGATGCT GATCTGAAGTTATGGGTGCAAGGTCGTCCAGAAGTTGAAGTTGTTGATATGGTGATCAAAATACGGAACAAAATCAACGAATGCAAAGAACATAATTTACCTGTCAGTGATAGTTGTAAAGTTGAAGAACAATTAAATCAAAGACTTCAAGACATTATAAGCTCTCTTCCCGATGATATGAAGAATATTCTAAAAGTTTCATGA
- the LOC123685591 gene encoding electron transfer flavoprotein subunit alpha, mitochondrial produces the protein MLCNRTRHLIYQFSSQARRLQSTLVIAEHDNKSLSPITQSAITAAKKLGGDITVLVAGEQCKPAVEAIAKASGLSKILIAESAAFKGFTPESLAPLVVDIQKKSNFTHIVSGASAFGKALLPRIAATLDVSPVSDIIGVQSADTFVRSIYAGNAIQTVTATDPIKVITIRGTNFEADNLEGGSVAQETVAADSYKTDSTEFISQELSKSDRPDLSSASVVVSGGRGLKSGDNFKLLYDLADKLNAAVGASRAAVDAGFVPNDLQVGQTGKIIAPDLYIAVGISGAIQHLAGMKDSKTIVAINKDPEAPIFQVADYGLVADLFKAVPELTEKLK, from the exons ATGCTCTGTAATAGAACTAGACACCTAATTTACCAG TTTTCTAGCCAAGCTAGAAGGCTTCAAAGTACTTTGGTAATAGCTGAACATGACAACAAAAGTCTATCTCCAATCACACAAAGTGCTATCACAGCAGCAAAAAAATTAGGTGGTGATATTACAGTCCTTGTAGCTGGTGAACAATGCAAACCG GCAGTCGAAGCTATAGCAAAAGCTTCAGGATTATCAAAAATCTTAATAGCGGAAAGTGCAGCCTTCAAAGGATTCACTCCAGAAAGTTTAGCACCTCTTGTAGTGGATATACAGAAGAAATCTAATTTCACACATATTGTTTCTGGAGCTTCTGCATTCGGCAAAGCATTACTCCCTAGAATAGCAGCAACACTGGATGTTTCTCCTGTATCTGACATAATAGGTGTTCAATCTGCTGACACTTTTGTAAGAAGCATATATGCAG GTAATGCAATCCAGACTGTAACAGCTACAGATCCTATCAAGGTCATCACAATACGTGGTACTAACTTTGAAGCTGATAACTTGGAAGGTGGATCAGTAGCTCAAGAAACAGTAGCTGCTGATTCTTATAAAACAGATTCAACAGAATTTATAAGTCAGGAGTTGAGCAAGTCTGATCGACCAGATCTCTCAAGTGCTAGTGTTGTTGTAAGTGGAG gTAGAGGATTGAAATCTGGagataatttcaagttattgtACGATTTAGCTGATAAATTGAACGCAGCTGTAGGAGCCTCTAGAGCCGCTGTTGACGCAGGTTTTGTACCAAACGATTTACAAGTTGGTCAAACAGGAAAAATTATTGCCCCT GATCTATATATTGCTGTTGGTATATCAGGTGCTATACAACATTTAGCTGGAATGAAAGATAGCAAAACTATAGTTGCAATCAACAAAGACCCTGAAGCACCCATTTTCCAAGTAGCTGATTACGGATTGGTAGCAGATCTATTCAAAGCTGTGCCTGAACTAACAGAAAAATTGAagtaa
- the LOC123685592 gene encoding patj homolog: protein MHLNADISSALQLLEDIKHKVDDLGDAKLQVNTYQDLNLLISVLENPVFRSIVTVQDSLSELNQQLGQHPSILPVDFDIPPSGELILNVPPAGDYDHDYADEYPATRDFDEQRVPSAPISPCSPQVHTFNSTETKLALLNGKSLNGSICNKETLRHLQNQGYNSPDEDIIHRSPSVGSDTSKTGSDSIISSEWSQVESIDLINDGTGLGFGIVGMKNMGVVVKTILPGGVADRDGRLQSGDHILQIGDVNLHEMGSEQVATVLRQSGTHVRLVVARPVDITSTDYKYLGSSAPLVPTRLLSDATELDKYLVQHKYVPMFVKSIEPITDISMYQFDQTKPKSYVGLARVPASPSLPLLNLDLSVKIPEMEKFVVELKKDANGLGITIAGYVCEKEELSGIFVKSVNKGSAADLSGKIKVNDRIVEVDGQSLQGYSNIQAVEVLRNCGSVVRLCLERYLHGPKYEQLQQAIAASEIKPSMSPSPPEVPRFPSSEDYFGRSSGLGSMESKFSSFPRSLDNIDNSPKLTEKEIIAKWQKIVGHETKIIVAYLKKFGERSGLGISLEGTVDVEDGKEVRPHHYIRSILPEGPVGKSGSLKSGDELLEVNGHKLLGMNHHEVVSILKDLPVNVCMVCGRSPLNLFEQRNGSHDSLFAERSVLSRSLHNLVPATDRLVKAKSDGSLASSISALNNSDSNFNKMKSRSLEPLTGLAMWSSEPQVIELMKGERGLGFSILDYQDPIDPNNTVIVIRSLVPGGVAQLDGRLIPGDRLLFVNDTVLKNASLDQAVQALKGAPKGIVRIGVAKPLPLPDSLSHSSVLEVDQRFAQSVQG, encoded by the exons ATGCATCTAAACGCAGACATATCGAGCGCATTACAACTACTTGAAGACATCAAACATAAAGTGGACGATTTGGGAGATGCTAAGCTACAAGTTAATACATACCAAGATTTGAACCTTTTAATATCTGTATTGGAAAATCCAGTTTTCCGAAGTATTGTGACTGTTCAGGATTCATTGAGTGAATTGAATCAGCAATTAGGTCAACATCCATCTATTCTTCCAGTTGATTTTGACATTCCTCCCTCTGGAGAATTGATTTTAAATGTTCCACCAGCTGGTGACTATGACCATGATTATGCGGACGAATATCCAGCTACCAGAGATTTTGATGAGCAGAGAGTTCCTTCGGCACCCATTTCACCCTGTTCTCCTCAAGTTCATACATTCAATTCGACAGAGACCAAGTTGGCTCTACTGAACGGCAAATCTTTGAATGGATCAATATGTAATAAGGAG ACGCTAAGGCATCTTCAAAATCAGGGTTACAATTCTCCTGATGAGGATATCATACATAGGTCTCCTTCTGTTGGTAGTGATACCTCAAAAACTGGATCTGATTCAATTATTAGTAGTGAATGGTCACAAGTAGAAAGTATAGACTTGATTAATGATGGAACTGGTCTTGGTTTCGGAATTGTGGGTATGAAAAATATGGGAGTGGTGGTTAAAACTATTTTACCAGGAGGAGTAGCTGATAGAGATGGAAGATTACAAAGTGGAGACCACATTCTACAA ATTGGAGATGTAAATTTGCATGAAATGGGTTCAGAGCAAGTAGCTACAGTATTGAGGCAATCAGGTACCCATGTGAGATTGGTTGTAGCAAGGCCAGTTGATATAACATCAACTGATTATAAATATCTTGGCTCCTCAGCGCCATTAGTTCCAACTAGATTACTGAGTGATGCAACAGAATTAGATAAATATCTTGTTCAACATAAATACGTTCCAATGTTTGTTAAAAGTATAGAACCAATAACAGATATATCAATGTACCAATTTGATCAAACAAAACCCAAGAGTTATGTTGGATTAGCTAGGGTACCAGCATCACCATCTCTGCCTCTGTTGAATTTAGATTTATCTGTTAAAATACcagaaatggaaaaatttgttGTTGAACTCAAGAAAGATGCAAATGGTTTAGGTATCACAATTGCCGGATATGTCTGCGAAAAAGAAGAATTATCTGGTATATTCGTTAAGAGTGTTAATAAGGGAAGTGCAGCCGATTTGAGTGGAAAAATCAAAGTCAATGACAGAATAGTGGAAGTAGATGGTCAGTCGCTGCAAGGTTATTCCAATATTCAAGCTGTGGAAGTTCTGAGAAACTGTGGCAGCGTGGTCAGGTTATGCTTGGAAAGATACTTACATGGACCAAAATATGAGCAACTGCAACAAGCCATTGCTGCAAGTGAAATTAAGCCTTCAATGAGTCCTTCACCACCAGAAGTGCCACG ATTTCCTAGCAGTGAGGATTATTTTGGAAGGAGCTCAGGGTTGGGTAGTATGGAATCGAAATTCAGCTCATTCCCAAGAAGCCTTGATAATATTGACAATTCCCCTAAACTGACAGAGAAAGAAATAATAGCAAAATGGCAAAAGATCGTTGGTCATGAAACTAAAATAATTGTTGCGTATTTAAAGAAGTTTGGAGAAAGGAGCGGACTCGGCATCAGTTTAGAAGGTACAGTAGATGTGGAAGATGGTAAGGAAGTCCGACCCCACCATTATATAAGATCGATATTGCCAGAAGGACCTGTTGGGAAAAGTGGAAGTTTAAAGTCTGGAGATGAACTGTTGGAAGTCAACGGACATAAATTATTAGGCATGAATCATCACGAGGTTGTTAGCATTTTAAAGGATTTACCTGTTAATGTTTGCATGGTTTGCGGTAGAAGTCCCTTAAATTTGTTCGAACAACGAAATGGATCACATGATTCTTTGTTCGCGGAAAGATCAGTTTTATCGAGAAGTCTGCATAATCTTGTACCCGCCACAGATCGATTAGTTAAAGCCAAATCGGACGGTTCCTTGGCCAGTAGTATTTCAGCATTAAATAATTCtgattcaaattttaacaaGATGAAATCTCGCTCTTTAGAACCTTTAACTGGCTTAGCTATGTGGAGTTCTGAACCTCAAGTTATAGAACTAATGAAGGGTGAGAGGGGGTTaggtttttcaattttagaTTATCAGGATCCTATAGATCCTAATAATACAGTCATTGTTATAAGAAGTTTGGTACCTGGTGGTGTTGCTCAATTAGATGGTCGATTGATACCTGGTGATCGGTTATTGTTTGTCAATGATACAGTTCTCAAAAATGCTTCTTTAGATCAGGCTGTTCAGGCTTTGAAAGGTGCTCCCAAAGGGATTGTTAGAATTGGGGTTGCTAAGCCATTACCATTGCCCGATAGTTTATCACATAGTTCGGTCTTAGAAGTAGATCAGAGATTTGCGCAAAGTGTTCAAGGATAA
- the LOC123685593 gene encoding mid1-interacting protein 1-B isoform X1 — MNYSENITASLDNSRNSLRRIVRYDETEFSNQSILHVMDKFVKSVNTMDETILVPCRLMDLKVGDSNDPVIKDCSSRTVKEMLRSADLYKVYNMIHDVKGDLIWGRQTTTTNIKRQGHVRRPSTASVASSSSLNSDSESDGGTETDSGIEEVQDVNYTDRTELVTSDFRMHLAGLTNSLKQMTEAAQYLTSRYQHDIGGP; from the exons ATGAATTACTCAGAGAATATCACAGCCAGTCTGGATAATAGCAG gAATAGCTTGAGAAGGATTGTCAGATACGATGAAACCGAATTTTCCAACCAGAGCATTTTGCACGTGATGGATAAGTTCGTGAAGAGTGTGAATACGATGGACGAAACCATTCTGGTCCCTTGTAGGCTGATGGACTTGAAAGTTGGCGATTCTAATGACCCGGTTATCAAGGACTGCAGCAGTCGCACTGTCAAAGAAATGCTAAGATCAGCCGATCTGTACAAAGTGTACAACATGATCCATGATGTTAAAGGGGACTTGATTTGGGGCCGTCAGACAACCACAACCAATATCAAACGACAAGGACACGTGAGACGACCATCCACAGCTAGTGTGGCCTCCAGCAGTTCGCTGAACAGCGATAGCGAATCCGATGGCGGTACAGAAACTGATTCTGGTATCGAAGAAGTCCAAGATGTGAATTACACAGACAGAACCGAATTGGTGACGTCAGATTTTCGAATGCATTTAGCTGGATTGACCAACTCTTTGAAGCAGATGACTGAAGCTGCTCAGTATCTAACTTCCCGTTATCAACACGACATTGGTGGACCTTAA
- the LOC123685593 gene encoding mid1-interacting protein 1-B isoform X2 — MESPRNSLRRIVRYDETEFSNQSILHVMDKFVKSVNTMDETILVPCRLMDLKVGDSNDPVIKDCSSRTVKEMLRSADLYKVYNMIHDVKGDLIWGRQTTTTNIKRQGHVRRPSTASVASSSSLNSDSESDGGTETDSGIEEVQDVNYTDRTELVTSDFRMHLAGLTNSLKQMTEAAQYLTSRYQHDIGGP, encoded by the exons ATGGAGTCACCTAG gAATAGCTTGAGAAGGATTGTCAGATACGATGAAACCGAATTTTCCAACCAGAGCATTTTGCACGTGATGGATAAGTTCGTGAAGAGTGTGAATACGATGGACGAAACCATTCTGGTCCCTTGTAGGCTGATGGACTTGAAAGTTGGCGATTCTAATGACCCGGTTATCAAGGACTGCAGCAGTCGCACTGTCAAAGAAATGCTAAGATCAGCCGATCTGTACAAAGTGTACAACATGATCCATGATGTTAAAGGGGACTTGATTTGGGGCCGTCAGACAACCACAACCAATATCAAACGACAAGGACACGTGAGACGACCATCCACAGCTAGTGTGGCCTCCAGCAGTTCGCTGAACAGCGATAGCGAATCCGATGGCGGTACAGAAACTGATTCTGGTATCGAAGAAGTCCAAGATGTGAATTACACAGACAGAACCGAATTGGTGACGTCAGATTTTCGAATGCATTTAGCTGGATTGACCAACTCTTTGAAGCAGATGACTGAAGCTGCTCAGTATCTAACTTCCCGTTATCAACACGACATTGGTGGACCTTAA